A single Triticum dicoccoides isolate Atlit2015 ecotype Zavitan chromosome 2A, WEW_v2.0, whole genome shotgun sequence DNA region contains:
- the LOC119356282 gene encoding plant intracellular Ras-group-related LRR protein 1-like, whose protein sequence is MRDMAERRSRHGHGHGHGHANVVPFGAGAGGGLQHGEHEQEVKEKKLDMSGLSMDTIPHLTMSLGHITTLDLSNNNLESIPESMIARLLNVVVLDVRSNQLKSLPNSIGCLSKLRVLNVSGNLLQSLPATIEECRALEELNANFNQLTRLPDTLGFELHSLRRLSVNSNKLTSLPFSTSHMTALRALDARLNCIRALPEGLENLVNLEVLNVSQNFHFLRELPYGLGLLTSLRELDISYNSISVLPDSMGCLAKLNKFSAVGNPLVCPPMDIVEQSLDAMRTYLSSRMNGTGVNAKKKKGWLPRMVKYNTFSGRMTPGRKSAHDNSEGFSMSDYHSLNGSASPGFLSMLSPRRLFSPRRDSPKHH, encoded by the exons ATGAGGGACATGGCAGAGAGGAGATCAAGGCATGGGCATGGGCATGGGCACGGGCATGCCAACGTCGTGCCGTTCGGGGCAGGCGCAGGAGGAGGGTTGCAGCATGGAGAGCATGAGCAGGAGGTCAAGGAGAAGAAGCTCGACATGAGCGGCCTGTCCATGGACACTATCCCGCACCTCACCATGTCCCTTGGCCACATCACCACCTTGGACCTCTCCAACAACAATCTCGAG AGCATTCCAGAGTCAATGATCGCGCGGCTGCTGAACGTGGTGGTGCTGGACGTGCGCTCCAACCAGCTCAAGTCGCTGCCCAACTCCATCGGCTGCCTCTCCAAGCTCCGGGTCCTCAACGTCTCCGGCAACCTGCTCCAGTCCCTTCCCGCCACCATCGAGGAGTGCCG TGCGCTGGAGGAGCTGAACGCCAACTTCAACCAGCTGACGCGGCTGCCGGACACGCTGGGCTTCGAGCTCCACAGCCTCCGGAGGCTCTCCGTCAACTCCAACAAGCTCACCAGCCTCCCCTTCTCCACGTCCCACATGACGGCGCTGCGGGCCCTGGACGCGCGCCTCAACTGCATCCGCGCCCTCCCCGAGGGCCTCGAGAACCTCGTCAACCTCGAGGTGCTCAACGTCAGCCAGAACTTCCACTTCCTTAGGGAGCTGCCCTACGGCCTGGGGCTCCTCACCTCGCTCCGGGAGCTTGACATCAGCTACAACTCCATCTCCGTGCTCCCAGACTCCATGGGCTGCCTAGCCAAGCTCAACAAGTTCAGCGCCGTCGGGAACCCGCTCGTCTGCCCGCCTATGGACATCGTCGAGCAGAGCCTTGACGCCATGCGTACCTACCTCAGCTCCAGGATGAACGGCACCGGCGTcaacgccaagaagaagaaggggtggctgcccaggatggTCAAGTACAACACCTTCTCCGGGCGGATGACTCCCGGACGCAAGAGTGCCCACGACAACTCTGAGGGCTTCTCGATGTCGGATTACCACTCACTCAACGGCTCCGCATCTCCGGGGTTCCTCTCCATGCTTTCGCCACGACGGCTCTTCTCGCCACGGAGAGATTCGCCCAAGCATCATTAA